From the Ruminiclostridium josui JCM 17888 genome, one window contains:
- a CDS encoding sugar ABC transporter ATP-binding protein, with protein MNNNIKLRVSQIEKSFPGVKALDKIDFTVKKGTVHVLCGENGAGKSTLMKIINGIYQPDSGEIFIDEKPVKINNPIQARNLGISMIFQEMNYVPEMTVEENLFLGNLPVNKFGNVNWKEVRTRTKELLKRENLPYLPTTLLKDLTVSDIQMLEILKAISYNSDIIIMDEPTSAITQKEVEKLFKKIEELKSRGVCIIYISHKLDEIFQIADEITVFRDGTVVASHPKEELDIETVIALMVGRKLTNTYPKEEIEIGEKLLEVKNLSSGNVYHDVSFHLNKGEIIGFAGLMGAGRTEVMRSLFGLDPITSGTVNIKGEEVKVKNVRQIIEKGLVMLSEDRRRYGIIPVRAVRENTTLAFLKKVFYGFRYHKKVEQSIVSDMFEKMRVKTPTLETPIASLSGGNQQKVLLAKWMIRNPDILILDEPTRGIDVGAKFEIYKLMTSLAKEGKGVIMVSSELPELIGMCDRIYVMSKGAVTGEIKRKDFSQELIMKYATGTLTSDEVR; from the coding sequence ATGAATAATAACATTAAGCTAAGAGTTTCGCAAATTGAAAAATCCTTTCCAGGGGTTAAAGCTCTTGATAAAATCGATTTTACTGTAAAAAAAGGTACTGTGCATGTATTATGTGGTGAAAACGGAGCAGGAAAATCAACATTGATGAAGATCATTAACGGGATATATCAGCCCGACAGCGGTGAGATATTCATTGATGAGAAACCTGTAAAAATCAATAACCCCATACAGGCCAGGAATCTTGGTATATCGATGATTTTTCAAGAAATGAACTACGTTCCAGAAATGACGGTAGAGGAAAACCTGTTTTTAGGCAACCTGCCAGTCAACAAATTTGGTAATGTAAACTGGAAAGAAGTTAGGACACGTACAAAGGAATTATTAAAAAGGGAAAATTTGCCTTATTTACCCACCACACTTTTAAAGGATCTGACGGTTTCAGATATCCAGATGTTAGAGATTTTAAAAGCTATATCATACAATTCTGATATTATTATCATGGATGAACCGACTTCGGCCATCACGCAAAAAGAAGTTGAAAAGCTCTTTAAAAAGATTGAAGAACTGAAATCCAGAGGAGTTTGTATCATCTACATTTCTCACAAACTGGATGAAATATTCCAGATAGCAGATGAAATAACAGTATTCAGAGACGGAACAGTTGTTGCGAGTCATCCTAAGGAAGAGCTTGACATTGAAACCGTAATTGCACTAATGGTTGGAAGAAAATTGACCAACACCTACCCAAAAGAAGAAATCGAAATCGGAGAAAAGTTACTTGAGGTTAAGAATTTAAGCAGCGGGAATGTCTACCATGACGTAAGCTTCCACTTAAATAAAGGTGAAATCATTGGTTTTGCCGGACTTATGGGAGCAGGAAGAACTGAAGTTATGAGATCTCTCTTCGGACTGGACCCTATTACATCAGGAACAGTTAATATCAAAGGCGAAGAAGTCAAAGTCAAAAATGTACGGCAGATTATTGAAAAAGGACTGGTAATGCTATCTGAAGACAGAAGAAGATACGGTATTATTCCGGTCAGGGCAGTAAGGGAAAATACAACATTGGCATTCCTTAAGAAAGTATTTTACGGATTCAGGTATCACAAGAAAGTCGAACAAAGCATTGTATCAGATATGTTCGAAAAAATGAGAGTAAAGACTCCTACTTTGGAAACACCTATTGCTTCATTAAGCGGTGGAAATCAACAAAAAGTCTTATTAGCAAAGTGGATGATAAGAAACCCTGACATTCTTATACTGGACGAACCTACTCGTGGTATAGATGTAGGTGCTAAATTTGAAATATACAAATTGATGACAAGTTTAGCAAAAGAAGGCAAAGGAGTAATAATGGTTTCATCCGAGCTT
- a CDS encoding ROK family transcriptional regulator yields MATKVNSIEVKKINRNAIYNFLYKHDPISIQEIAYTLNMSLPTVTQNIKELQERGLVIETGLFESTGGRKAKAISYNSSAKYAVGLDITRNHVSIVIIDLSGKLLKNCRIQYPFKNQKEYFKGVGDLVTKLVSETEINEDNILGVGIALPAILSDDRQTVSYATVIDFQGGSINAFQEFIPYPIILSNDANAGGFAEMWREDSNENVAYLSLNNSVGGSIIISKNIYNGQNQRGGEFGHMTIVPNGRECYCGQKGCVDAYCSAKLLSDSTNGNISEFFRLLKLNKEPQRKIWNEYVSHLIIAINNLRMLFDCKVILGGYAGAYMDEYIDELRQMVAKYNTFEVDGNYLHACKYKLEATAVGAALAHVDQFIKNV; encoded by the coding sequence ACTAAGGTAAATAGCATTGAGGTAAAAAAAATAAACAGAAATGCCATATATAACTTTCTTTACAAACACGACCCCATATCTATTCAAGAGATTGCCTATACTTTAAATATGAGTCTGCCTACAGTAACTCAAAATATAAAGGAACTTCAGGAACGTGGGCTTGTAATAGAAACAGGTCTTTTTGAATCTACGGGGGGCAGAAAGGCTAAGGCTATTTCTTATAATAGTTCTGCAAAATACGCAGTAGGTTTAGATATAACACGTAATCATGTAAGTATTGTAATAATTGATCTTAGTGGTAAACTGCTAAAGAATTGTAGAATACAGTACCCTTTTAAAAATCAAAAAGAATATTTTAAGGGAGTAGGCGATCTTGTTACAAAACTGGTCAGTGAAACAGAAATTAATGAAGACAATATACTTGGAGTCGGTATAGCACTGCCTGCCATACTTTCCGATGACCGTCAGACTGTGAGCTACGCTACTGTAATAGACTTTCAGGGTGGTAGTATAAATGCTTTTCAGGAATTTATTCCATACCCTATTATTTTGAGTAACGATGCCAATGCAGGCGGTTTTGCAGAAATGTGGAGGGAAGATTCAAATGAGAATGTAGCATATCTTTCTTTAAACAATTCTGTGGGAGGCTCTATAATAATATCCAAAAATATTTATAACGGACAGAACCAAAGAGGCGGAGAGTTTGGGCATATGACTATAGTACCAAACGGAAGAGAGTGCTACTGTGGTCAAAAAGGTTGTGTGGATGCATATTGCTCTGCAAAGCTTTTATCAGATAGTACCAACGGAAATATTTCAGAGTTTTTTAGATTATTGAAGCTAAATAAAGAACCGCAAAGAAAGATATGGAATGAATATGTATCACATTTGATTATAGCAATAAATAATTTGAGAATGTTGTTTGACTGTAAAGTTATATTAGGCGGATATGCCGGAGCTTACATGGATGAATATATCGATGAATTAAGGCAAATGGTGGCAAAGTACAATACTTTTGAAGTGGACGGAAATTACCTTCATGCATGTAAGTACAAGCTTGAAGCAACCGCTGTAGGTGCTGCGCTTGCTCATGTTGATCAATTTATAAAGAACGTTTAA